The DNA sequence AACGATTTGAGTGCTTCATTTGTTTTGGAAAAAGGCTTCGATCCGAAGAAGCCTCTATAGGAAGATAATGGACTAGGATGGGGTGAGGTGATCACGACATGTTTTGTTGTGTCGATGAACACTTTTTTGGCTATCGATGCATTTCCCCAGAGGATGAACACGACCGGTTCTTCCCGCTCATTCAGCGCTCTGATGACGGCATCGGTCAATAATTCCCAGCCTTTTCCGCGATGCGAATTCGCTTCTCCGCTTCGGACAGTCAGTACCGTGTTCAGCAAGAAAACGCCTTGCTTCGCCCAAGATGTCAAGTCCCCGTGTTTCGCAATCGGAATACCGAGATCATCCTGCAGTTCCTTGTAGATGTTGACCAAGGAAGGCGGCAACTTGACCCCTTTCTGGACTGAAAAACTCAACCCGTGCGCTTGATTCGGGCCATGATAAGGGTCCTGCCCCAGGATGACCACTTTCACCTTGTTGTACGGTGTCAATTCGAAAGCTTCCCAGATATGATTCATTCCGGGATAAACCGTCTCATTCAGATATTCTTCCTTCAGAAACGCCCGCAATTGCTGGTAATACGGCGCTTCAAACTCCTGTTCCAACTTTTCTTGCCATTCATTATGGATAATCGCTTTAGCCATCTTTTTCACATCACTATCTATCAAATTTTTCATTTCCAGTTGCGACTATCTTAACATAATGTGCGTAGCTTTTTCAGTCCATGCGCCTTCCTGTCGCTTATTTTATACAGCCCTGAACAAATTTTCAGTGAAACTGAAAAAGCATGGTAGAATATAAGTGTGAATATACTGCAATTACCGAACAGG is a window from the Trichococcus shcherbakoviae genome containing:
- a CDS encoding uracil-DNA glycosylase: MAKAIIHNEWQEKLEQEFEAPYYQQLRAFLKEEYLNETVYPGMNHIWEAFELTPYNKVKVVILGQDPYHGPNQAHGLSFSVQKGVKLPPSLVNIYKELQDDLGIPIAKHGDLTSWAKQGVFLLNTVLTVRSGEANSHRGKGWELLTDAVIRALNEREEPVVFILWGNASIAKKVFIDTTKHVVITSPHPSPLSSYRGFFGSKPFSKTNEALKSFGMEPIDWRLPE